GCTGTCCGAGAGAATATTCATCCTGCTTCGGTATGTTGACCATCAGATTCGGCACATTGCCGTCCGTATGGGCAAGTATCGTGCCGTTCATGGCACTCTTGTTGACAAAATCAACACTTTTTCCTGCCAGATAATTCAGCCCGTCCAGGTCGACCGGTTCCTCGTGGAGGATGATCTCTTCCGCGGAATTCTCCACATTCAGAACTGTCTCATACATGACGCGGCTTCCGTCCTGGATAAACTGTCCCATCGAGTGCAGGTCAGTAGTAAGGTCCACCGACGCAGGGAAGATCCCCTTCTGGTCCTTGCCTTCACTCTCGCCGTATAACTGCTTCCACCACTCAGATACATAGTGGAGGCTTGGCTCATAATTTGCAAGGATCTCTACCGCCTTGCCTTTGCGGTGGAGAATATTGCGCACTGCCGCATAAAGCATGGCGTCATTTTCTTCAAACGGAGTGTTCAGCGCCATCTCCCTGCCGGATGCGGCGCCTTCCATCAGCCTGTCTATATCCGCTCCGCTCACTGCGATAGGCAGAAGGCCTACTGCCGTGAGTACGGAGAAACGTCCGCCCACATCGTCCGGCACGACAAAGGTATCATAGCCTTCCTCATCGGCAAGATTCTTGAGCGCGCCTCTTTCCTTGTCCGTCGTGGCGTAGATTCTCTTTCCGGCCTCAGCCTTTCCATATCTCTTCTCCAGCATTTCCTTAAAAATACGGAAAGCGATCGCCGGCTCTGTCGTCGTCCCCGATTTGGAGATGATATTTACGGAAAAGTCCCGTTCTCCTATTACGTCGATCAGATGCTTCAGATATGTACTGCTGATGCTGTTTCCTACATAATATATTTCAGGCGTCTTTCTGATCTCCTTAGAAACCATGTTATAAAAGTTATGGCGGAGAAATTCTATCGCAGCTCTTGCGCCGAGATAAGAACCTCCGATGCCGATCACAAGCAATACTTCCGAATCACTCTGGATCCGTTTTGCAGCTTTCTTGATCCGCGCGAATTCTTCTTTATCATAGTCAACAGGAAGGTCAATCCACCCAAGGAAATCATTCCCCGCTCCTTCTCTTGAAAGAAGCTCTGCTTTTGCCTGCTCTGCAATATTTTTCATGGACTCCAGTTCATGATCGCAGATAAATGTCTTTGCTTTTGAATAGTCAAATGTTACTTTATTTTCCATAGTGACCCTTCCCTTCTATCTTAAAGTATATATCGTATTCATTTTAGCAAATCAGGAAGGTTTAATCAAGCCATAAACTCTTCCAGGATCTGACGGATGAGCATATCCTTGGCCATCGGCTCCGGCTTTTTCTCCGGCTTCTTCTCTTCCCTTTTCTGTACAGGTTCCTTGATCTCCTCTTTGACCGCAGTTTCAACTATTGCCTTGATCGGGTCCTTCACATCCGGCACCTCATACGGTTCCGGCATTACAGGCGGCGTGATCTCCGGCTTTGTGGACGGAGACGGCACTTCCCGCGCCGGCATAGGCCGCTCCGGCGTCCCCCGGTCGTCCTTTTTCTCTTCCGCTTCGATCGCCTTGTCCGATACCGCGCCGAACTCCACTGCCGGTGATTCCGGCGCCATTACCTTCAGTTCTTTCTGATATGTCTTTTCGTAGCGGCGCAGACATACATTTTCCAGATAATCGACCATGTAATTTCTCACGGCTTCCAGGCGGTAATTCTCATCCGTCGTCAGATGGAAGAGAAAGACGAGTATCGCAAGACCCGCGCCCGCCGCGCCTGTTTTGAGCACCATGTCCTGCATTCCGTTTACCACGTACTCAAGCGCCGCGCCCGCCGCCCCTATGAGCAGACACATTCCCGCGGCCGCCTTCTCCATGCGCCTCCAGCTGTGGAGCTTCATGCCTGCCGTCCTGTATTCGTACAGGTACTTGTCCACAAACACATTGACATTCTCTACGGTGTCGCTGATCATACATGCATGTTCAAACTTGGCGCGCACAAGACGCATGAGGGGATGTGTACTTTTATTCATATTTCCCGCCGCATGCACCATACGCTTGAGCGTAACATTCACAATCAGTTTACTGATGATCCCCAATACTGTCATAACTCCCATAAGCACAAATAAAATGTACTTGTCCAATATAAATTCTAACATAAAAAAGCCCTCCTTCTTGATTCGATTATAACCGAAGTCGCGAAGGAGGGTACCAAAAACCATTCTACATATTCTGCCTCCGGGCAGAGTAAAATCTGTCTAATCTGTTCAGATCTTCCCGAGGCACATCTTATATATTTTCCACCAATTGTTTTACAAGCCTTATGCTGTGTGCGATTGCAAGCTCTTCAAAAGCAGGGTAGTCCATGGCCGCACTGTTGTCAGCTTTATCAGAAATCGCTCGAATGATGACATACGAAACTTTGTTCAGGTATGCGGTCTGCGCAATGCCCGCTCCTTCCATCTCCACACAGAGCGGACGGAAGTTCTCCTTTATCTTATCCTTCACGGCGCCGGAGGAGATAAACTGATCCCCGCTCGCAATTCTCCCGGTAAATGTATGGATATCCGGATTCACCTGCCGGTTAGCCTCCACTGCCTTTTGCACCAGCTCTTCATCGGCCGGGAACGCAAGCGTGTCCATCCTCGGCACCTGTCCAACCGGATCTCCGACGAAAGACGCGTCCACATCGTGGTACAGGGCATCTGTAGAGATAACCATGTCCCCGATATCGATGGAGGCGTCCAGTGAGCCCGCCACTCCGGTATTGATGATCATATCTGTATGAAAGCAGTCGACCAGTATCTGCGCGCACACCGCCGCATTTACTTTCCCGATCCCGCTCTGCACTACAACCGCTTCTTTCCCGCACAAGATACCCCGGCAGAATTCCATGGATGCCCTTGTCACAGTCTCCTCGATCTCCATGGCCTCTTTCAGGGCTGCCACTTCTTCTTCCATGGCTCCTATAATTCCTATCATATCGCTCCTCCTGGCTGAATATATTCTATCATAGTATAAAAGTGCGCCGTCCGGCGCCTGCTTCGTATCATTATAGTGGATGGCAGCCTGCTTTGCAAGGTACGGCAATATACATGTGGAAATTTTGATATATCTTTGTTATAATTTGTTATGTGAATTTATACACTATTGAACTGATATGGCTCAATAAATATAGTTAAACAATATTAAATAAAATTTTAGGAGGAAGACATCATGGAATATAGACCACACGGAGTCTGCTCTCGGCTCATCCATCTGGACGTGGAGGATGACATTATCAAAAATGTTCAGTTTGTGGGAGGATGCAGCGGAAACACACAGGGAATCGCCAGACTCGTAACAGGAATGAAAGTAGACGAGGCGATCGCACGCATGGAAGGCATCGACTGCGGCGGCAAAGGCACATCCTGCCCGGATCAGCTTGCAAAAGCCCTGAGAGCAGCAACACAGCGCTAAATACAGATAATATCAATATTGCTTCTGTAACGGGGAAAGGATACAGGGCTGGGGAGCCTTGTATCCTCTCTTGATTAGTCCTTAAGTTCTTTCTGGTATCCGAAGGAACCGCAGTAAGCACCGCTCGCGACGACTTTAGCTCGTTACGTGAGCCTACGGTTTCTCAATGTAAGGTCGAAATTATTGTTAATAGTTTCTCCTGCACCGCAAGCGGTGCTTACTACAGTTCCTTCGGATGGTGCATTAAATGTTGCTTTGTTACTTTAGAGATTTCGGATTTCAGTTGATAATATCTACGGTTCTTCGATGAAAATCCCATCTGTAAATGAGCTGCTCACATCACTATTGGCTGAGTGTGTACACCTCACTCTGTAAAAATATCCACCATCTACATTCAACTGGCGGTTAGCTGATACGCGATCTGAATCAAAGTTCTCTTTACTCCAATTTTCGTAATATTCCCAGGAAACACCATTTTCCTTGATTCTCTCAACAAGAACAGCTATCTTTACTTTTGCCACGGTATGCGCAGCTACGGTTGTACCACCTACATAAATACAACCAGGTCCTAATCGTACAATTTTAGAGTATCCGTTTAGAAGATCTTCACCTCTAGTTATTTTTAATGCATAACCTATGGATTCTTCATTATACGTAAGATAGGAACCATCAACTTTTGGAATGTCTGACGATGCTTTTGTTTCAGTCACATTAGTAACTAGCAAACTCAGGAATAATATCAAAGTAAAACCCATTGATATTATCTTCTTTTTCATCCTCAACCTCCATACTTACCTTTGCCCTCATATATAAAGACACATATCTCGACAAAAACTGACGCACATTTTTAAAAAAAATATAAATTTCGTAAAATTAATTTCAATTCTTCCTCATTAAGAGTTCCAATTAAAAAATATTCTAACCCTTGATACTCAAACTCTACTGAATATCTTTGCGTCCCTGTCTTTTCTGTACTATACTCTTTAATTTCCAAAGTACACCCATTAATTGTCTCTGTCCTATTATTTAATACTTTATCTTCTACATCTATTCCCCAAGATGTCGCCGAATAAGATGCATTTACATAATAACTTATAAGCTCACCATTTAATTTATAATATAGTTCCGAAATTTGTAATGTTTCATCTATTTTACTATTTTGAAATTTCATTCCTTTAACACATGGAATTATCTTTACAATATCACATCCAAATACATCTTTGACTTTTTGGTATGCTTCCTCTTC
This is a stretch of genomic DNA from [Clostridium] hylemonae DSM 15053. It encodes these proteins:
- a CDS encoding glucose-6-phosphate isomerase translates to MENKVTFDYSKAKTFICDHELESMKNIAEQAKAELLSREGAGNDFLGWIDLPVDYDKEEFARIKKAAKRIQSDSEVLLVIGIGGSYLGARAAIEFLRHNFYNMVSKEIRKTPEIYYVGNSISSTYLKHLIDVIGERDFSVNIISKSGTTTEPAIAFRIFKEMLEKRYGKAEAGKRIYATTDKERGALKNLADEEGYDTFVVPDDVGGRFSVLTAVGLLPIAVSGADIDRLMEGAASGREMALNTPFEENDAMLYAAVRNILHRKGKAVEILANYEPSLHYVSEWWKQLYGESEGKDQKGIFPASVDLTTDLHSMGQFIQDGSRVMYETVLNVENSAEEIILHEEPVDLDGLNYLAGKSVDFVNKSAMNGTILAHTDGNVPNLMVNIPKQDEYSLGQLFYFFEFACGVSGYILGVNPFNQPGVESYKKNMFALLGKPGFEKEREELLKRL
- a CDS encoding 5'-methylthioadenosine/adenosylhomocysteine nucleosidase, whose amino-acid sequence is MIGIIGAMEEEVAALKEAMEIEETVTRASMEFCRGILCGKEAVVVQSGIGKVNAAVCAQILVDCFHTDMIINTGVAGSLDASIDIGDMVISTDALYHDVDASFVGDPVGQVPRMDTLAFPADEELVQKAVEANRQVNPDIHTFTGRIASGDQFISSGAVKDKIKENFRPLCVEMEGAGIAQTAYLNKVSYVIIRAISDKADNSAAMDYPAFEELAIAHSIRLVKQLVENI
- a CDS encoding TIGR03905 family TSCPD domain-containing protein encodes the protein MEYRPHGVCSRLIHLDVEDDIIKNVQFVGGCSGNTQGIARLVTGMKVDEAIARMEGIDCGGKGTSCPDQLAKALRAATQR